Proteins encoded within one genomic window of Methanobacteriales archaeon HGW-Methanobacteriales-1:
- a CDS encoding DNA (cytosine-5-)-methyltransferase, with translation MKNLSLMKILLNLLKLLNVRSVDMNSQNKSFNVISTFSGCGGSSLGYKLAGGKVLLAVEMDDNAVETYNFNFPGTPIFHGDIHNLSVEKVLEITGLKPGELDIFDGSPPCQGFSTAGKRDFCDPRNQLYNEYIRLLKGLQPKVFVMENVSGMVKGKMKLIFADILKELKASGYQVKARLMNSMYYNVPQSRKRMIFIGVRNDLNIIPSHPKPQTKPITVGEALKDIEPEFIKYSNNDFVKSVINRVRPGEQFSKYHPNGSYFNYIKLSRNKPSPTITRSGFGQFFHESGRYITINEIKKLASFPKDFKLIGNPEDKWARIGNSVPPNMMKAIAENIQKEILAKI, from the coding sequence ATGAAGAACCTGAGTTTGATGAAGATATTGCTAAATCTGTTGAAACTATTAAATGTCCGGAGTGTGGATATGAATTCCCAAAATAAATCATTCAATGTTATAAGTACATTTTCTGGTTGTGGAGGATCCAGTTTAGGTTATAAATTAGCAGGTGGCAAGGTTTTATTGGCTGTAGAAATGGATGATAATGCTGTTGAAACCTATAATTTTAATTTTCCTGGAACTCCTATTTTTCATGGTGATATCCATAATTTAAGTGTAGAAAAAGTTTTAGAAATAACAGGATTAAAACCTGGTGAATTAGATATTTTTGATGGTTCGCCACCTTGTCAAGGTTTTAGTACAGCTGGTAAAAGAGATTTTTGTGATCCTCGTAATCAATTGTATAATGAGTATATTAGACTTCTCAAGGGATTACAGCCTAAAGTTTTTGTTATGGAGAATGTTTCTGGAATGGTTAAAGGTAAGATGAAACTTATCTTTGCAGATATACTGAAAGAACTAAAAGCAAGTGGATATCAAGTAAAAGCTCGTTTAATGAATTCTATGTATTATAATGTTCCACAATCCAGGAAACGAATGATTTTCATAGGAGTACGAAACGATTTAAATATCATTCCATCTCATCCGAAACCACAAACAAAACCAATAACTGTAGGAGAAGCATTAAAAGACATTGAACCAGAATTTATAAAATATTCAAATAACGATTTTGTGAAATCTGTAATTAATAGAGTTAGACCTGGAGAACAATTTAGTAAATACCATCCCAATGGTAGTTATTTTAATTATATTAAATTATCAAGAAATAAACCATCTCCAACAATAACAAGAAGTGGATTCGGACAGTTCTTCCATGAATCTGGAAGATATATCACAATAAATGAAATAAAAAAATTAGCAAGCTTTCCAAAAGATTTTAAATTAATTGGGAACCCTGAGGATAAATGGGCTCGTATAGGGAATAGTGTTCCACCCAATATGATGAAAGCAATTGCTGAAAATATTCAAAAAGAAATATTAGCTAAAATTTAA